The genomic DNA GGTCAGCGTGCCCGGCGTGCCCGGTTCCAGCAGCACTTCAAGGTCGCCCGAGCCGACGCAACCCACCAGTGCGCGGCCTTTGGGCGGCTGCCCGGCGGGGAATTCAAAGGATAAGGTTTCCATCAAAACGCTCCGTCGAGGCGGTCGATAAACAGGCAGGCGGCCAACAGGTCGGCGGCGCCGCCGGGGGAGGCATTCAGGGCCAGTAATTGCTGGTCGAGTTCGTGCAATTGGCGGCGCCCGGCGAGGGTGGCGCTGCCGCCCGCGTCGAGTACGGCTTGCGCGCCGAGTTGCATCGCGCTGATGCCTTCAGGGCCTGCGCGGTAGAGCACGCAGGTGTCGGCCAGCTCGGTCATGATGGCGAGCAGTGCATCCAGCCGGGCGTTCTGTTCGCCGCTGTTTTGCAGACGGCTTTTACGCAGTTGCGGCAGGCCGCGCTGCACCACCGACGGGAAACCGAGCTGGGCTTCCTCACGGGCACCGCGTGCGCCGTAACGTTGGGCAACTTGCGCGCCGTGGCTCATGGGTTGTGGCGCATAGCGGTCGTTGAGCAAGGCCAGTTTTGCCGCAGTCAGCGTGACCGCGCGAGGTGCCAGGGCAGCCGCTGCGGTGAGCAAGCCTAGCGCCCAGATGGCGCCGCGATGGGTATTCACGCCTTGGGTGGTGGCGAGCATCGCCTCTTCACCTTCGCGGCCGATTCGCCCAAGGGCTTCGCGCAGGGGCAATCCGACTTCACCGAATTCAATGGCCGCTTCGGCCATTTCCTTGAACATCGGCCACAGCGACAGCGCCGAGGCGTGCATCAGGCCCAGGTGCAAATCGCTGTGGGCGCCGTTGCCGCGACGGTCCACCAGGGCAGGTTTGGGCGACAAGTCCGCCTCGTCGATCAACGCTTCGACGGCCAGGTCGGCCAGGCGATCCGCGAGGCTGAGTTCATGCAGTTTGAGGGCGCGCATTTACCAGCTCCTGAACTTGGCGGGCGGGTTGTACAGGCCGCCGGACCAGTCCACCAGGTCGGCCACGCTCTTGGCGGCCAGCAGCTCGCGGGTGGCGTCGGTGCGGCGGATGCCCAAGTCTTCGGGCAAGGCGATCAAGCCTTCACGGCGCATGCGCGCGGTGTCTTTTGGGTTGTGACGCAGGCCGATGGCGGTCACGCCGGCGACGGCGGCGATCATGGCCTGGCGCTCTTCCAGCGAGCGCGCCTTGTAGAGGTAGGCGATGCCTTCTTCCGTGAGCAGGTGAGTCACGTCGTCGCCGTAGATCATGATCGGCGCCAGGGGCATGCCGCTTTTTCGCGCCACTTCCACGGCATCGAGGGTGTCGACAAAGGTGGGCTTGCCGCCTTCCTGGAAGGTTTCGACCATTTGCACCACGAGCTTTTTGCCGCGTTCGAGCAGGGCTTCCGGGGCGTCGTCGTGGCGCATGTCCAGCCACGCCGGGGTGCCATGGCGACGGCCGCGCGGGTCATGGCCCATGTTCGGCGCACCACCAAAACCGGCAAGGCGGCCACGAGTGACTGTGGAGGAATGCCCGTCGCCGTCCACTTGCAGGGTGGCGCCGATAAACAGGTCCACCGCATATTGGCCAGCGAGTTGGCAGAACATCCGGTTGGAACGCATCGAGCCGTCGCGGCCGGTGAAAAACACGTCCGGCCGCGCGGCGATGTAGTTTTCCATGCCCAGTTCGGTGCCGAAGCAATGCACGCTTTCCACCCAGCCGCTTTCGATGGCGGGGATCAGGGTCGGGTGGGGGTTGAGGGTCCAGTTGCGGCAGATCTTGCCCTTCAGGCCAAGGGATTCGCCGTAGGTCGGCAGGATCAATTCAATGGCGGAGGTGTTGAAGCCGATGCCATGGTTGAGCGACTGCACATTGTGTTTTTCGTAGATGCCACGGATCGCCATCATCGCCATCAGCACATGCACCGGCTTGATATGCCGCGGGTCGCGGGTGAATAGCGGCTCGATGTAGAACGGCCTGTCGGCCACCACCACAAAATCCACCCAACTTGCCGGGATGTCGACGCGGGGCAAGTCGGACACGTCGTCCACCAACTGGTTGACCTGCACGATGACAATGCCATCGCTGAACGCGGCGGGTTCGATCAGCGCCGGGGTGTCTTCGGTGCTGGCACCGGTGTAGATGTTTCCGGCGCGGTCGGCCATGAAACCGGCGGAGAGCACCACGTTGGGAATCAGGTCCACCACCAGCCGCGCGTAGAGTTCGATGTAGGTGTGAATCGCGCCGATTTCCAGCAGGCCGTCTTCGAGCAACTGGCTGATGCGCAGGGACTGGGTGCCGGCGAAAGAGAAATCCAGCTTGCGGGCGATGCCTTTTTCAAACAGGTCCAGGTGTTCGGAACGGCCGACGCTGGGCATGATCATGTGCAAATCGTGGAGCTTGGCCGGGTCGGTTTTGGCCAGGGAGCGCGACAGGAAGTCGGCTTGTTTCTGGTTGTTGCCTTCGAGCACCACGCGGTCGCCGGGGAGGATCAGGGCTTCCAGGGCCTCGACGATCTTGTCGCTGGGCAACACGGCCCCGTCTGCATACTGTTTGACCCGCCCGAGCCGCCGCTGCTTCTCGTCGCGCCGCCGCGTCCAGCGCGAATCGGGGGTGATGGGTGTTGTCATGGTGGCTCCACGGGGGTTGGTGTCGTGGGGCTACCTTAGGAGTGAATCAGCGGGGCATCAATCAAGCGCGGCGGCGGATCGTTACGGTTGCAGTAACGGACTATCAGCAAAAACGGACTTTTGCCGAACGAAGATTAAAAATGTGGGAGCTGGCTTGCCCGCGATGGCGGTGGGTCAGCCATGAAATTGTCGACAGATATTCCGCTATCGCAGGCAAGCCAGCTCCCACATTGGTTCGGTGGTGGTCCCTGTAGTTTGATCGTTCCCACGCTTTGCGTGGGAATGCCGCCTGGGACGCTCCGCGTCCCGCCAGCCAGCGCAAGGCTCAGTCCTGAATGCGGGCCACTGGATGCATTCCTTCGCTGCGTGTGGACACGATCAGCCGTTTTTCGATGACGGGATTAAAACTAGTCGCCCTGCCTACCCACAACAAGTTCATGCACAGCGCGAAATCTTGCGGGAAAAATCCGAAGGCGGCGCCTTCACAACGCCATTATCACCTTGACCTTACCTAACCCCTCCAGCGCATAGCTGTGGTACTCATACACCTCTCCCCTGATAACAAGATGCAGGCCACCCTCCTCATCAGTCACTTGCACATCCGGCTCCTTGGTTTTGAGAAAGGGATATGCCGACACCAATGCAGCGAGTATTTCCTGATCACTTGCCAAGTCTTTATGGACGTAATACCGGTAGGAAAAGCCCACCGTCGCACCCCCTTGGCTATCTCGCGCCCCATAGATAGAAGTGCCGTTACCCAGGGAGTGTTTCAACACAATTTCGTCCAGATCCGGTTTGCCGGATGACAGGATCCAACTGCTGCCAATATAGATAAGGCAAACCACGAGTAAGCTATTTTGCAAAATGTGCTTGAGGCGTGGCATTAAGAAGATGGCCATCTGCGAGTCCTTGCTGGCGGTGAGGAGCGCAGAACCTAGCACCTCACCTGGGACTGAACATCCCACCGAATCCGGGTTAAGAATTCACCTACAGCAACTCCACCACATTCAGACATTCGATCGCTTAACCTGACAGGCGCACAGGACCAAATGTGGGAGCTGGCTTGCCTGCGATGGCGGTGGGTCAGCCAGGGAAGCTTCAACTGACAGATCGCTATCGCAGGCAAGCCAGCTCCCACATGAGATCTCCACAAGGCTTAGCGTCAGGCCAGGCCGGATTCGACCAGCAGGGCTTCGAGCCCCATGAGGTCGGGCACCTTCGCCACATGCTCGCCCACCTGCACCGCCGCCAGCTCCAGCGGGCACAGCGGCACGTCTACATAACTCAGTTGGCTGTCGAGCTTGTACGACCGCGGAATTCCCTGAATCACCAGCGCAATGAACTTCAACGTCGGCCGCCCCCCCAGTGCGTTCAGCACTACGATCCGCGAACGTTCCCCCGTGACAATCGACTCGCCGCACACCGCTTCAAAACTGATCAACGGCAACTGCCGGTCCCGCCACGTCACTTGCCGCAAATACCACGGCGGCGCATCGCTGGCCGGTTCGCCGCGCTGGTAGTCGATCAGCTCGGCGACGGCGACGTTGGGCAGCACCAGGTGGCGGTCGGCCAATGGCAGCAGCAGGCCGGTGAGTTGCCGGGTGCGGTGGTCAAGCATGGGACTTGCTCCAGTAGGCGATGCTTTCCAGCAGCACCGACTCTTGATACGGCTTGCCGAGGTAGTCGTTGACGCCGATGGCCATGGCGCGGTCGCGGTGTTTCTGGCCCGTGCGTGAGGTGATCATGATGATCGGCAGGCGCATCAGCCGTGGGTCGTTGCGCACCTGAATCGCCACTTCGAAGCCGTCCATGCGCGGCATTTCGATGTCGAGCAGCATCAGGTCCGGGGTGTGTTCTTCGAGCAGAGCGATGGCGTCGATGCCGTCTTTGGCGGTGAGCACGTTCATGCCGTTGCGCTCGAGCAGGCGGCTGGTGACTTTGCGCACGGTGACCGAATCGTCCACCACCAGCACCAGCAGCGGGCGCTTTTTCAGGGGATCGTTGAGGATCAGCGGCGCGTCGGCCGTTTGCGCAGGCAGCGCCGGCTGACGGGCGCGAATATGCGCCAGCAAGTCGATGATCAGCACCACGCGGCCGTCGCCCAGAATGGTTGCGCCGGACAAGCCCTGAACCGCCGCAAATTGCGGCCCCAGGCCCTTGACCACAATCTCCCGCGTGCCGGCCATGGCGTCCACATGCACCGCCACGCGCCGCTCGTTGTACTGCACCAGCAGCACCGGCACGGGCTGATACTGGCCGAGCAATCGCGGGCGGCTGACGGTGTGCAGCAGGTCGCCGAGATAGAACAATTCATAGCGCTGGCCGGCATATTCATAGCGCGGCGGGTCTTGCTGATAGTGCCCCGCCAGCTCGTGGGGCAGCACCCGCACCAGGCCTTCGATGGTGTTGAGCGGGATCGCGTATTGGTCGTCGGCGCACTGCACCATCAGCGCGCGGTTGACCGACACGGTAAACGGCAGGCGAATGCGAAAATGCACCCCCGCCCCCGGCGTCGAGTCGATCACCATCGAGCCGCCGAGCTGGCGCACTTCTTCGTGCACCACGTCCATGCCCACGCCGCGCCCGGAAATCTGGGTGATTTTCTCTGCAGTCGAGAAGCCCGGCTGCAGGATGAACTGCAGCACGTCGCGGTCGCTGATCTCCTGATTCGGGTCGAGCAAACCACGCTTGATCGCCTTGCGCCGCACGGCTGCCAAGGGCACCCCGGCACCGTCGTCGCGCATGTCGAAAATGATGTCGCCACCTTCGTGGGTCAGGTCCAGCGTGATGCGCCCCTTCTCCGGCTTACCGGCCTGCAAGCGTGCCTGGCGCGACTCAAGGCCATGGTCGACGGCGTTGCGCAGCATGTGTTCCAGCGGCGCGACCATGCGCTCGAGCACGTTGCGGTCCATCTCGCCTTCGGCGTTGCCGACAATGAATTCCACGTCCTTGCCCAACTCCTCCGCCACTTGGCGCACGATGCGTTTGAGGCGCGGCAACATGCGCTCGAACGGCACCATACGCGTGCGCATCAGGCCTTCCTGCAGCTCGGTATTGACGCGCGCCTGCTGCTGCAACAGGTTGTGTGCGTCGTCATTGCGGCGGTCGAGGGTTTCCTTGAGGTCGAGCAGGTCGGAAGCCGATTCGGACAGCGCGCGCGACAGTTGTTGCAACTGCGAGTGGCGGTCCATTTCCAGCGGGTCGAACTCTTCATACCCCAGCCGCTCGGCCTCAGCCTGTTGACGACTGAGAATGCGGCCCTGGGTTTCGGTATCGAGGCGACGCAGCTGGTCGCGCATGCGCTCAATGGTGGTTTCCACCTCGTTGAGGGCGATGCGCGCATCGTTGACCTGCTGCTCGATGCGGCCGCGGAAGATCGAGGTTTCACCGGCCAGGTTGACCAGATCATCCAGCAGATCGGCCGAGATTTTCACCATGTCGGCGCCGGGATCAACCGCCGCTTCAGCCTTGCCCGCCGGCAATGCCACGGGCGCTACCGCTTCATCGCTGGGGTGCACCAGGCTTTTGATGCGCTCGATGAGTTTTTCCACCGAGCCCACCGGCAAGCCATCCGCCACCGCATCGATCATCTGCGCCAGGCGGTCGTGGCAGCCTTGCAGCAGCGCAAACAGTTCGGGCGACGGCGCGAGCAAACCGGCAGACAGCCCTTCGTAGAGAAATTCAAGCTCATGGGCCAGGTCGCCGATCGGCCCGATTTCGACCATGCGCGCGCCGCCCTTGAGGGTGTGCAGGTCGCGCAGCAGGGTTTCGACTTCCTGGCGGTTGCTCGGCTCGGCCTGCCAGCGCTGCAGGGCGCTGCTGGAGCTGTCGAGAATGTCGGCGGCTTCTTCGAGGAAGATATCCAGCAATTCGGGGTCGGCGCCCTGGGTTTCAGGGGCCAGTGTCGGCACCGTTGGCGTACCGTTTTGGCGCAAGGCGCGTACGCTGGCGACCAGCTCGGCACTGTCGCTCAGAGGCTGGTGGTCTTGCAGTTCATCCAGTTGCAGGGCCAGCCTTTCGTGGCTGGCCATCAGCACCTGGGACAACTCGGCGGAGTAGCTGTAACGGCGATCCACCAGCCCTTCGTAAAGGCACTCCAACTCATGGGCAAGCTCGGCCACCGGGCCGATTTCAGCCATGCGCGCGCCGCCCTTGAGGGTGTGCAAGTCGCGCTGCAACGACGACAGCGGCGCCGGGCTTTCCGGGTCGAGCAACCAGCGCTTGAGCGACTGCCCGGCGCTGTCGAGGATATCCACGGCTTCTTCGAGAAAGATCTCAACGATCTCGTCATCCATCGCCGTTTCATGGTCCAGCCTGGCCGTGGCGGCACCCAGTTCGGAGATGCTCAAGGCGCGGCTGCCGTCGCTTTTGATCAGGCCGGTGGCGGACGGGTCCAGCGCTTCGTCCAGCAGTTCGCGCAAGGCTTCGACACGCGCCGGGGCCGGGCTGATTTCCTGCCCGGCCGCCAACTGATCAAGCATGTTGATCAGCGCGTCATGGGCCTGCTCGGCCTCATGGAAAAACCGCTCGCTGACCGCCAGGCTGCTTTCTTCCACAGCGCCATACAGGTCGAGCAAGGCTTCGCACAACTCATCAATGGTGTGCAGGTCGGCGACGTGCGCGCCCTCCCCCAGCGTGGTCAGCTCATCCAGTAACGCGCTGAGCTCCTGACGCTCGCCGGGGTGTTGTTGCCAGCGGCGCAGCAGGTTTTCGGCGTCGAGCAGAATGTCCATGCCCTGGGCCAGGAAGTTGGCGATCAACTGTGGGTCGCGCTTGATGCGCAGGCCGGTGCTCGGTGCGTCAAGCAGGGCCTGAAGCTGGGCATCCAGCAGGCTCTGGGTGCGGCTGATCAGGTCGGCGGCGCCCTTGATCGGCGCCAACGGGTCGCCATTCAAGTCACGCAGGCCACGCTGGAACAGGTCTTCGGCTTCCAGCAGCAATTCTACCTCATCCAGGTCCAGCGGCAGGCGGTGCGCCTTGTACTCACGGGTCAGGTGGTCCAGCGGCCGTGCCAGCTCGGCAATCGGCAGCACGCCCGCCATGTAGGCGCTGCCCTTGAGGGTATGCAGGGCGCGTTGCAGCTCATCGCTGACTTGCAGCGGCACCTGTTCGGCGGCCTGCTGCAGAAAGTGGTTGAGGCTCTCCAGATGGCTCTGGGCTTCGTTGCGGAAGATCTCCAGCAGCATCGGGTCATGGGGCTCGCCGTCCGCGACTTGAGTGCCGCTGGCCAAGGCGTGGGCGCGGGCCGCCAAGGCGTCGACTTCATCGCGCTGGCGTTGGTCGTCGATGGCGAAGTCGGCAATCAATTCCGGCAACAAGGCCACGGCCTCATCGAGCACCTGTTGCACGTCAGGGCCGAGGGCCACGCTGCGCTCCAGCACACGGTTCAGCAGGTTTTCCACCGCCCAGGCCAGCTCGGCCAGCACCAGCGCACGCACCATGCGGCCGCTGCCTTTCAAGGTGTGGAAGGCGCGGCGCATTTCGCCCTGGGCGGTTTTGTCGCTGCTGTTGGGCAGGTTGCGGTGCAGCACGTCGAGGACTTCGTCGGTTTCTTCGAGGAAAACTTCGCGCAGTTCGTCGTCGATGGGCTCTTCGCCCGCCGGTGGCGGCAGCAGGCTGCCGGGACGCACCAGCGCCGGCGGGTTCAGGCGCGAGGTCGGGCTGGCCAATGCATCGAACTGGGATTGGCTGGGCGCAAGGTCAGTGGACAACGCACCTTCCGGCGCCACCAGCGCCTGGCGCCAGGGTTTCTCGGCGGGCAGATAACCCAGCGCGGCGAGACCTTGGGTGGCAAGTTCCAGGACTTTTTCACCCGCAGCGTCGGAGTCCTGAAGCATGCGCTCCAGGTAGTACTCAAGGCTGCTGATCACATCGGCAAAGTGGCCGAGTTGCGCCTGGGACGGCACGGCGTCGCCAGCCATCAGCTGTTCGTCGACGTAATCGGTGCAACCGCGCATCAGGCTCGCCGCCCGTGGCAGCGGGATCATCGCCAGGGCGCCGCGTACCTGGCTCAGCAGCTCCGGCAGGGATTCCAGGCGCTGGCGGTCCCAATCGGCTTCAACACAGTCGATCACCAGTTCCTTGGCTTGTCGCAGGCATTGGCAGGATTCGCGGATCACCAACTGGTGAATCTGGGTCAGGTCGGTGGTGGGCAGGCGGCTTTCTTCGCGGCTTTCCGGTTCGACGGTGCCGGCCATACCGGCCAGCGTGGCTTCGACGTACAGCAAGGCACCGGCAACGTCCATCAGCACCGCGTCATTGGGTTCGCGCTGGCCCTGCACCAGGCTCAACACCACGGCCAACTGGTCGATGATGACCTTGCGCGGCTGGCCGAAACCCAGCACTGCCAGGGTATCGGCGATCTGGCGCAGCGGCGCCAGCAAGGCGTCGAGGCCATCCGTGTGCTGGCGGTCGCTGCGCACGAACAGGTCCAGACGCTCTTTGACCCGCACCAGTTCTTCACACAACGCTCCCAGCACCGAGCCCATGGCATTGCGGTCCGGCCCGGCCAGGCGCGCGCGTTCGGCGTCTACCACGGCACTGTCCGGCAACGCCTCGTCCAGGCCGTAACGCTCCTTGAGGCTTTGCATGCGCGGCGTCGGCCGGGTGACTTTGGCGACGTAGAACAACAGGCTTTTGAGCAGTTCATCCGGCGCGGACTGGTTGATGCCGCCGAGGCCCTGAGCGAGCAAACGCTTGAGTTGCTTGGCGCTGGCCTTGAGCAGGCTGCGCAGGGCCGGGCTGTTGGCGATCACGCCGGTGAGCATGCCTTCGACCAGCGCCGAGGTGACCTGCCACAACGGCAGCAACGGCGCACCCTGGCACAACGCCTCGAGGCGCGCGAACACCCGCGCCATGTCCTCCAGGTTGCTCGGCCCGTGGTCCTCGCGCAGCAAACCGGCCAAGGCTTGTTGCAGCAGGCTATGCCATTGGCGCAATTGTTCGTGCAGCTCAGGCGTTGTGCGTTGCGCCAGCACGGCTTCGGGCAACGGCTCAATCGACAGCAGTTGCGGGCTGAACAGGCTGGTTTCCGACAGCAGGCTTTCACCGCGCGCGCTGCGCAGGTCGTTGAGCAGCGGCAATACCACCAGCGGCAGGTCACGGCGGGCGCTGTGCACGCGGTCGAGGTACAGCGGCAGTTGGTTGAGGGCTTGTTGCAACAGGCGGATGCTTTCATCGCGCTGGCTGACGCGCCCGGCTTGCAGGGCTAGGGCGAGTGCTTCGATTTCTTCGGCCAACAAAGCCGCGCCGTAGAACTCGACCATCAACAGCGCGCCATGCACCTGGTGCACGCCGGCCAGACACTCGCTGATGGCGTCGGGGTCGCTTGTTTCGACATAAGCATCGAGCGCCGAACGGGCCTGTTTCAGGGTTTCGGCAATGTCGCCCTTGACCCATTCGAGGGCCACGTAGTCGTGCCGATCAACCATAACTGCTCCGCTTAGAATTCGTGGGTTGCTGGTGTTGCATGGATCTCGAATTGAATGGAGATCCACTGTGGGAGCTGGCTTGCCTGCGATAGCGGTGGGTCAGCTATGCATGTGCCAGCTGGTAGACCGCTATCGCAGGCAAGCCAGCTCCCACAGTTGGGTTGTATTTCAATCATCGACCTGCTTGGGCGGCGGCAAGGTGAAGCCTGAAACCGATCGGCGCAACTGGCTGGCCATTTTCGCCAGATTGCCGATGCTCTCCGCCGTGGCAGTCGAGCCAGAAGACGTCTGCGTGGTGATCTGCTGAATCACATTCATGGTCAGGGAAATCTGCCCCGCCGATGATGTTTGCTGCTGCGCCGCATTCGAAATGCTTTGAATCAATGCCGCCAGGGTTTTCGAGACGCCCTCAATCTCTTCCAGCGCCACGCCCGCATCCTGGGCCAGCCGCGCGCCACGCACCACTTCGGTGGTGGTTTGCTCCATGGAAATCACCGCTTCGTTGGTGTCGGCCTGGATCGCCCGCACCAGCGTTTCAATCTGCCGCGTGGCCGCCGACGAACGCTCGGCCAGCCGCTGCACTTCATCCGCTACCACGGCAAAACCGCGCCCGGCATCCCCGGCCATGCTCGCCTGGATCGCGGCGTTAAGGGCGAGAATGTTGGTTTGGTCGGCAATGTCGTCGATCAGGCTGACGATATCGCCAATCTCCTGGGACGATTCGCCCAGACGCTTGATGCGCTTGGCGGTGTCCTGGATCTGTTCGCGAATGTTGTCCATGCCGTGGATGGTGTTGTGCACCACCTCGTTGCCCTTGTTGGCAATTTCCACCGAGCGCTCCGCCACCGCCGAAGATTCCGCGGCATTGGCCGATACCTGGTCGATGGACTGGGCCATCTGGTTGATCGCGGTGGACGCCTCGGCAATCTGCTGAGCCTGATGCTCCGAGGCCTGAGCCAGGTGCATGGCGGTGGCCTGGGTGTCCTGTACCGCACCGGCCACCTGCCCGGCAGTGAGGTTGATGGTGGCGACCAGATCACGCAGTTGGTCCACGGAGTAGTTGATGGAATCGGCGATGGTGCCGGTGAAGTCTTCGGTCACCGAGGCGGTCACCGTGAGGTCGCCGTCGGCCAGGTCTTCGATTTCATCGAGCAGGCGCATGATCGCATTCTGGTTGCGCTCATTCTTCTCGGCCGTTTCATGCAGTTGGCGGTTGGTCTCGCGCACCATCACCAGGCCGATCAGGATGATCGAGGTCAGCGCCAACAGGCCCAGCACATAACCGCCGATGGTGTCGAAGCTGCGCCCGCTGGCGAGGTTTTCAAAGCCGGTGGCCAGGTGCGAGGCTTCATCGAGCAGGGTTTGCGACAAGTTGAAAATATTGCTCGCCGAGGCGCGCACCTGGAACAGCTGCGGCGAGGTCTCGAGGATTTCATCCACGGAGCCTGAAACAAATTCGAACAGCTCGGCGATTTCCGCCAGCCGTGCGCGGGCGTCGTGGTCTTCCACCTGGCTGATACGCAGGCCCGGGTTGCCCTGCAGCATGCCGTTGAGCACCTGACCGAAGCGGTTGGCGTCGCGACCAAAGGCGTCGGCGGCCTGCACGGCGGTTTCGTCGCCGGCCAACACGGTGTTCACCGCACCGAGAATGCGCTCGGCCAACAGCGACTGGCGCTGGGCCAACGCCACCTGGCTGGCGGGGGCGCCGCGTTGCAGCAGGATGTCGACGACCTTTTCGGACTCCATCTGCAATTGCGGCACGGTTTCGGCGAGCGTCGCGGCCACTTGGTGCAACGACAGCACGGTCTGCTCGCTGGCGAGGATCGCGTCGGTGTTCTTCAGCAGCGCTTCCCAGTCGGTCTGCACCGCGCGCATTTCGGCACGCACCGCATTGGGCGCGGCGGGCAGCCCGGTTTCTATGTCACCTTTTTTCAGGTAGCCCCAACGCTGGGCAAAGTCGTTGCGCGCGTCAGACAACAGCTTGAACGCGGCGGCCTTGCCGGCGGCGGCTTCGGTGGCGTTCTTGGCAATGCGCTGGGACAGCACGCGCAACTCGCCGGCATGGCCGATGTACTGCTTGTCGTAGGTTGACTGGGTATTGAGGTAGGCGAAGTTGGCGAACAGCAACATGATGAACACGATCAGCGCAATAAACAGCACGATGATCTGCGAACGGCTGCGCGACGCGGCCTGGGGTTTGGTCGTGGTAGCGGTGGTCATGCGGCAACGTCCATGAAGCCCGGGGCCTGGGCCAGAGCGAAGGGGCTGAAGACCTGCCACAGCGGGTCGCCGTCGAACCGGCCCTGGATAAACGGCACGCCGGGGGTGTTGCTCGTCAACAATGCGTCTTGTGCAAAATGCTGCATGCCTACCACCTCATCCACCAGCAGCCCGACAAACAGGTCGTCGAATTCCACCACCAGCACCCGCCGTTGCTTGCGCACGCGTGACAGTTCAAGGCCGAGAAAACCGCCCAGGTCCATCACCGGCAGCAAGCGCCCGCGCAGGTTGGCCACGCCCTTGACCCAGGGTTTGACGCCCGGCATCACGGTGCAACGCGGCTCGTGCAACACCTCGGCGACTTCGCCCATGGGCGCCACATACAGATGCGGCCCCAGGCGAAAGCCGATGCCGCTCCAGCGTTGCAGGCGGGCTTCCTGGGACGGCAGGTCGGCGGCCAGCAGGCGGCAGCGGCGGTCGATGTCCAGCAGCAGCTCGAAGGCAGTTTGCGACTCGGTCATGATGGCGTGCCGTCAGCCGGCCAGCACCTTGTTCAGGGTGGCGATCAGGGTGTCTTCGTCCACCGGCTTGGTCAGGTAATCCTTGGCGCCCTGGCGCGCGCCCCAGATCTTGTCGGTTTCCTGGTCTTTGGTGGTGATGATGATGATCGGAATGCCGTTGGTTTCCGGCTCCTTGGACAGCTGGCGGGTGGCCTGGAAGCCATTGAGGCCCGGCATCACGATGTCCATCAGTACGGCGTCGGGCAGTTCCTGGCGGGCCAGGGCCACGCCGTCCGCGCCGTTTTCGGCTTTCAGAACCTGGTGGCCGTGCTTTTCCAGCATGCCGGTCAGTTTGTACATTTCGGTC from Pseudomonas tolaasii NCPPB 2192 includes the following:
- a CDS encoding triphosphoribosyl-dephospho-CoA synthase; protein product: MRALKLHELSLADRLADLAVEALIDEADLSPKPALVDRRGNGAHSDLHLGLMHASALSLWPMFKEMAEAAIEFGEVGLPLREALGRIGREGEEAMLATTQGVNTHRGAIWALGLLTAAAALAPRAVTLTAAKLALLNDRYAPQPMSHGAQVAQRYGARGAREEAQLGFPSVVQRGLPQLRKSRLQNSGEQNARLDALLAIMTELADTCVLYRAGPEGISAMQLGAQAVLDAGGSATLAGRRQLHELDQQLLALNASPGGAADLLAACLFIDRLDGAF
- the mdcA gene encoding malonate decarboxylase subunit alpha, whose protein sequence is MTTPITPDSRWTRRRDEKQRRLGRVKQYADGAVLPSDKIVEALEALILPGDRVVLEGNNQKQADFLSRSLAKTDPAKLHDLHMIMPSVGRSEHLDLFEKGIARKLDFSFAGTQSLRISQLLEDGLLEIGAIHTYIELYARLVVDLIPNVVLSAGFMADRAGNIYTGASTEDTPALIEPAAFSDGIVIVQVNQLVDDVSDLPRVDIPASWVDFVVVADRPFYIEPLFTRDPRHIKPVHVLMAMMAIRGIYEKHNVQSLNHGIGFNTSAIELILPTYGESLGLKGKICRNWTLNPHPTLIPAIESGWVESVHCFGTELGMENYIAARPDVFFTGRDGSMRSNRMFCQLAGQYAVDLFIGATLQVDGDGHSSTVTRGRLAGFGGAPNMGHDPRGRRHGTPAWLDMRHDDAPEALLERGKKLVVQMVETFQEGGKPTFVDTLDAVEVARKSGMPLAPIMIYGDDVTHLLTEEGIAYLYKARSLEERQAMIAAVAGVTAIGLRHNPKDTARMRREGLIALPEDLGIRRTDATRELLAAKSVADLVDWSGGLYNPPAKFRSW
- a CDS encoding chemotaxis protein CheW; protein product: MLDHRTRQLTGLLLPLADRHLVLPNVAVAELIDYQRGEPASDAPPWYLRQVTWRDRQLPLISFEAVCGESIVTGERSRIVVLNALGGRPTLKFIALVIQGIPRSYKLDSQLSYVDVPLCPLELAAVQVGEHVAKVPDLMGLEALLVESGLA